AAAATAAACGCGATGACGGCGGTCATACTGATCCGTTTTTTCCGATATGCCATAAGCATCTCCCCGCCTTGTCTTCTTACCAATTATTACTATGGGGAGAAAAAACAAAAAAGACTATGGAATCGGAAGAGACCATAGTCAGCCATCTATTGCCTGTTTGGCTTATCGCTTATTTCGCCAATTCCATTTGTTTGACAACGGGAGAATCCACCTGAATTTCGCCCAACCCGCGAATCAACTTTTTGGCGTACACTTTTTCAGGCTTTAGAACCGAAACCAGGCAGTCAACCGCCACCTGCGGATCAACTGTTTCGCCGCACGTATAGCAGTCGATCGCGGCAAATCCTTTCTCAGGATACGTGTGG
This region of Bacilli bacterium genomic DNA includes:
- the speD gene encoding adenosylmethionine decarboxylase, producing QLVEAAEASGATVLSVQSKQFEPQGATVLVMLSESHLSIHTYPEKGFAAIDCYTCGETVDPQVAVDCLVSVLKPEKVYAKKLIRGLGEIQVDSPVVKQMELAK